A region from the Tigriopus californicus strain San Diego chromosome 9, Tcal_SD_v2.1, whole genome shotgun sequence genome encodes:
- the LOC131886722 gene encoding solute carrier family 22 member 15-like isoform X2: MVTFMPTFLGFTILWFIVGVSCIAVFTVGFVWSLELAAQDSKIVVTLMTGIIFSLGLLLGISFAYWVRDYRAYHQVFAGLHLITPILLILIPESPRWLVSQKKTEKLEEAICTLTKIAKSKKLQFDPISFKCGELTKHAISDDVDHFSFILTKPLLRTRAFTMFFCWITVAFVLYSISMNMKSLTGSLFLNMALTGIFGFMGKIAGFLILAKFLTRKYPFIIMFLITAVTCGLCSTLDPLDPTQRSVLSGLVVLTIMCLSCIFSIIWLYTAEMYPTAIRNFGVGSSSLMGRIGGAGCAFIAYLIEIHPGLPFMVFSGMCLIAGCLACSLPETGTLPPPSSMKEIEQRER; encoded by the exons ATGGTCACTTTCATGCCCACCTTTCTCGGATTTACCATTCTCTGGTTCATTGTTG GTGTGTCGTGTATTGCTGTATTCACCGTGGGATTTGTCTGGAGTTTGGAACTTGCCGCTCAAGATTCCAAGATTGTTGTCACCTTGATGACAGGCATTATCTTCTCCTTGGGACT CTTGCTTGGCATTTCGTTTGCTTATTGGGTTCGTGACTATAGAGCATACCATCAAGTTTTCGCGGGATTACACCTTATCACACCCATTTTGCTTATCCTGATTCCTGAAAGTCCACGATGGCTCGTCTCACagaaaaaaaccgaaaaacTGGAGGAAGCTATCTGCACATTGACTAAAATAGCCAAATCCAAGAAATTGCagtttgatccaatttcattcaagTGTGGTGAGTTAACTAAACATGCAATCTCAGACGATGTGGACCATTTCAGTTTCATCTTGACCAAGCCCTTGCTAAGAACAAGGGCATTcaccatgtttttttgttggatCACGGTCGCATTTGTGCTATACTCAATAAGCATGAACATGAAAAGTCTTACGGGATCGCTTTTCCTTAACATGGCATTAACAGG AATTTTTGGTTTCATGGGAAAAATTGCTGGATTCCTGATCCTTGCCAAATTTTTGACTCGGAAATATCCATTTATCATCATGTTCCTCATTACTGCTGTGACTTGTGGATTATGTTCAACGTTGGACCCATTGGATCCCACGCAAAGATCGGTTTTATCAGGCCTGGTTGTCTTGACGATAATGTGCctttcttgcattttctcCATTATATGGCTATATACGGCTGAAATGTATCCAACCGCTATCAG GAATTTTGGCGTAGGTTCGAGCTCATTGATGGGACGAATCGGTGGAGCAGGGTGCGCTTTTATCGCGTACTTAATTGAGATCCACCCTGGTTTGCCATTCATGGTCTTCTCTGGAATGTGCTTGATTGCCGGATGTTTGGCTTGCTCCTTGCCAGAAACGGGCACACTGCCTCCACCAAGTTCCATGAAAGAAATCGAGCAACGAGAGAGATAA
- the LOC131886722 gene encoding solute carrier family 22 member 15-like isoform X1, translated as MVTFMPTFLGFTILWFIVGVSCIAVFTVGFVWSLELAAQDSKIVVTLMTGIIFSLGLLLGISFAYWVRDYRAYHQVFAGLHLITPILLILIPESPRWLVSQKKTEKLEEAICTLTKIAKSKKLQFDPISFKCGELTKHAISDDVDHFSFILTKPLLRTRAFTMFFCWITVAFVLYSISMNMKSLTGSLFLNMALTGIFGFMGKIAGFLILAKFLTRKYPFIIMFLITAVTCGLCSTLDPLDPTQRSVLSGLVVLTIMCLSCIFSIIWLYTAEMYPTAIRLDICCISHNGNNFTQMFFRNFGVGSSSLMGRIGGAGCAFIAYLIEIHPGLPFMVFSGMCLIAGCLACSLPETGTLPPPSSMKEIEQRER; from the exons ATGGTCACTTTCATGCCCACCTTTCTCGGATTTACCATTCTCTGGTTCATTGTTG GTGTGTCGTGTATTGCTGTATTCACCGTGGGATTTGTCTGGAGTTTGGAACTTGCCGCTCAAGATTCCAAGATTGTTGTCACCTTGATGACAGGCATTATCTTCTCCTTGGGACT CTTGCTTGGCATTTCGTTTGCTTATTGGGTTCGTGACTATAGAGCATACCATCAAGTTTTCGCGGGATTACACCTTATCACACCCATTTTGCTTATCCTGATTCCTGAAAGTCCACGATGGCTCGTCTCACagaaaaaaaccgaaaaacTGGAGGAAGCTATCTGCACATTGACTAAAATAGCCAAATCCAAGAAATTGCagtttgatccaatttcattcaagTGTGGTGAGTTAACTAAACATGCAATCTCAGACGATGTGGACCATTTCAGTTTCATCTTGACCAAGCCCTTGCTAAGAACAAGGGCATTcaccatgtttttttgttggatCACGGTCGCATTTGTGCTATACTCAATAAGCATGAACATGAAAAGTCTTACGGGATCGCTTTTCCTTAACATGGCATTAACAGG AATTTTTGGTTTCATGGGAAAAATTGCTGGATTCCTGATCCTTGCCAAATTTTTGACTCGGAAATATCCATTTATCATCATGTTCCTCATTACTGCTGTGACTTGTGGATTATGTTCAACGTTGGACCCATTGGATCCCACGCAAAGATCGGTTTTATCAGGCCTGGTTGTCTTGACGATAATGTGCctttcttgcattttctcCATTATATGGCTATATACGGCTGAAATGTATCCAACCGCTATCAGGTTAGATATATGTTGCATATCTCATAACGGGAATAATTTTACTCAGATGTTCTTTAGGAATTTTGGCGTAGGTTCGAGCTCATTGATGGGACGAATCGGTGGAGCAGGGTGCGCTTTTATCGCGTACTTAATTGAGATCCACCCTGGTTTGCCATTCATGGTCTTCTCTGGAATGTGCTTGATTGCCGGATGTTTGGCTTGCTCCTTGCCAGAAACGGGCACACTGCCTCCACCAAGTTCCATGAAAGAAATCGAGCAACGAGAGAGATAA